A genomic window from Pseudomonas leptonychotis includes:
- a CDS encoding glutamine synthetase family protein: MSVPPRVVQLNEANAFLKKHPEVLFVDLLIADMNGVVRGKRIERASLHKVYERGINLPASLFALDINGSTVESTGLGLDIGDADRICYPIPNTLCYEPWQKRPTAQLLMTMHELEGQPFFADPREVLRQVVEKFDELGLTICAAFELEFYLIDQANVNGRPQPPLSPLSGKRPHSTQVYLIDDLDEYAECLQDILEGAKEQGIPADAIVKESAPAQFEVNLHHVADPIKACDYALLLKRLVKNIAYDHEMDTTFMAKPYPNQAGNGLHVHISILDKDGKNIFSCEDPEQNDALRHAIGGVLETMPASMAFLCPNVNSYRRFGAQYYVPNSPSWGIDNRTVALRVPNDSADAVRIEHRVAGADANPYLLLSAVLAGVHHGLTNKIEPGAPIEGNSYEQNEQSLPNNLRDALRELDDSEVLARYIDPKYIDIFVACKESELAEFENSISDLEYNWYLHTV, from the coding sequence ATGTCTGTACCCCCGCGTGTCGTTCAGCTTAACGAAGCGAACGCGTTCCTTAAGAAACACCCAGAGGTCTTGTTCGTCGACCTTCTAATTGCAGATATGAATGGTGTGGTGCGCGGTAAGCGTATCGAGCGCGCGAGCCTGCATAAGGTTTACGAACGCGGAATCAACCTCCCGGCCTCTCTATTCGCCCTGGATATCAACGGTTCGACGGTGGAAAGCACCGGCCTGGGCCTGGATATCGGTGATGCCGATCGTATCTGTTATCCCATCCCCAACACCCTGTGCTATGAGCCTTGGCAGAAGCGCCCGACCGCGCAACTGTTAATGACCATGCACGAACTGGAAGGCCAGCCGTTTTTTGCCGACCCCCGGGAAGTGTTGCGTCAGGTGGTTGAGAAGTTCGACGAACTGGGCCTTACCATCTGTGCAGCTTTCGAGCTGGAGTTCTACCTGATTGACCAAGCTAACGTGAACGGCCGTCCGCAGCCGCCACTGTCGCCGCTATCAGGCAAACGCCCGCACTCGACTCAGGTGTACCTGATTGACGACCTCGACGAATACGCCGAGTGCCTGCAGGACATTCTTGAAGGCGCTAAAGAGCAGGGAATTCCTGCTGACGCCATCGTCAAGGAAAGCGCGCCAGCGCAGTTCGAAGTCAACCTGCACCACGTCGCCGACCCGATCAAGGCCTGCGACTACGCACTGCTGCTCAAGCGTCTGGTGAAGAACATCGCCTACGACCATGAAATGGACACCACCTTCATGGCCAAGCCCTACCCGAACCAAGCGGGTAACGGCTTGCACGTGCACATCTCGATTCTCGATAAAGATGGCAAGAACATCTTCTCGTGCGAAGACCCTGAGCAGAACGATGCGTTGCGCCATGCCATTGGCGGCGTACTGGAAACCATGCCGGCATCGATGGCCTTCCTCTGCCCGAACGTCAACTCTTACCGTCGTTTCGGTGCGCAGTACTACGTACCGAACTCGCCGAGCTGGGGCATCGACAACCGTACCGTCGCCCTGCGCGTTCCAAATGACTCGGCTGATGCCGTACGCATCGAACACCGCGTCGCGGGCGCAGACGCCAACCCGTATCTGCTGCTTTCAGCGGTATTGGCCGGCGTGCACCACGGCCTGACCAACAAGATCGAGCCGGGCGCGCCTATAGAAGGCAACTCCTACGAGCAGAACGAGCAAAGCCTGCCGAACAACTTACGTGACGCATTGCGTGAGTTGGACGACAGCGAAGTCTTGGCGCGCTATATCGACCCGAAATACATCGATATCTTCGTGGCCTGTAAGGAAAGCGAGTTAGCCGAGTTCGAAAATTCGATCTCCGACCTCGAATACAACTGGTACTTGCACACGGTTTAA
- a CDS encoding gamma-glutamyl-gamma-aminobutyrate hydrolase family protein: protein MSRQPIIGVSACTKQIGHNIYHTAGDKYLQAIAQVVGGMPVIIPSLGEQLDQVYLLQQLDGLVFTGSPSNVEPHHYAGDASKPGTAHDPARDSTTLPLIKAAIAAGIPVLGICRGFQEMNVAFGGTLHQQVHEVDGLMDHREPADLCAEQQYGLRHALHVQPGGLLAGIGMPDEIQVNSIHGQGVQRLAPGLHVEALAPDGLIEAFSVIGAKSFALGVQWHPEWQVRSNPNYLAIFQAFGEACRKTAGQR, encoded by the coding sequence ATGTCACGCCAGCCGATAATCGGCGTTAGTGCCTGCACCAAGCAGATCGGGCACAACATCTACCACACCGCCGGCGATAAATACCTGCAAGCCATCGCTCAGGTGGTCGGCGGTATGCCAGTGATCATTCCCTCGCTCGGCGAGCAGCTTGATCAAGTCTACCTGCTGCAACAACTGGATGGCCTGGTGTTTACCGGCTCGCCATCGAATGTTGAACCGCACCATTATGCGGGTGACGCCAGCAAGCCTGGCACCGCCCATGATCCGGCGCGTGACAGCACGACCCTTCCTCTGATTAAAGCAGCAATTGCCGCCGGTATCCCGGTGCTGGGTATTTGCCGTGGTTTTCAGGAAATGAACGTAGCCTTTGGTGGCACGTTGCACCAGCAAGTGCACGAGGTCGACGGGCTGATGGATCACCGTGAACCCGCGGACCTGTGCGCAGAACAACAATATGGCCTGCGTCACGCGCTGCATGTGCAGCCGGGCGGGCTGCTCGCCGGCATTGGCATGCCGGACGAGATTCAAGTCAATTCCATTCATGGTCAGGGCGTTCAGCGTCTGGCGCCGGGCCTGCATGTCGAAGCACTGGCGCCTGACGGGTTGATCGAAGCCTTCTCCGTCATCGGAGCCAAAAGCTTCGCATTGGGGGTGCAATGGCACCCCGAATGGCAGGTACGATCCAACCCGAATTATCTCGCCATCTTCCAGGCCTTTGGTGAGGCTTGCAGGAAGACGGCGGGGCAACGCTGA
- a CDS encoding glutamine synthetase family protein codes for MSTKLDQLSSWLKERKITEVECLISDLTGIARGKISPTNKFLDEKGMRLPESVLLQTVTGDYLEDDIYYDLLDEADIDMFCRPDENAAFLVPWAIEPTAMVIHDTFDKQGNPIELSPRNILKNILKLYANKGWKPIVAPEMEFYLTKRNSDPDFPLVAPMGRSGRPEVGRQSFSIDAANEFDPLFEDVYDWCEIQGLDLDTLIHEDGPAQMEINFRHGEALHLADQITVFKRTMREAALKHDVAATFMAKPITDQPGSAMHIHQSVVDINTGKNLFSNEDGSMSELFMHHIGGMQKYIPELLPLFAPNVNSFRRFLPDTSAPVNVEWGEENRTVGLRVPEATPQNRRVENRLAGADANPYLVLAASLLCGYMGMVGQVPASAPVTGRGYERRNLRLPVTIESALERMEACEDAKEYLGEKFMRGYVAVKRAEHENYNRVISSWEREFLLLSV; via the coding sequence ATGAGCACCAAACTAGACCAGCTTTCGAGCTGGCTGAAAGAACGCAAAATCACCGAAGTTGAATGTCTGATCAGCGATCTTACCGGCATTGCCCGCGGCAAGATTTCGCCGACCAACAAGTTCCTCGACGAGAAGGGCATGCGCCTCCCCGAGAGTGTGCTGCTGCAGACCGTTACCGGCGACTACCTCGAAGACGACATCTATTACGATCTGCTCGACGAGGCGGACATCGACATGTTCTGCCGCCCCGACGAGAACGCCGCGTTCCTGGTGCCCTGGGCCATTGAGCCAACCGCCATGGTGATCCACGACACCTTCGACAAGCAGGGCAACCCGATTGAGTTGTCGCCGCGCAACATCCTTAAAAATATCCTCAAGCTATATGCCAACAAAGGCTGGAAGCCAATCGTTGCGCCGGAGATGGAGTTCTACCTGACCAAGCGCAACAGTGACCCGGATTTTCCGCTGGTGGCGCCCATGGGCCGCTCCGGGCGTCCCGAGGTTGGTCGCCAGTCCTTCTCTATAGATGCTGCCAACGAATTTGATCCGCTGTTTGAAGATGTTTACGACTGGTGTGAAATCCAGGGGCTGGACCTCGACACGCTGATCCACGAAGACGGCCCGGCGCAGATGGAAATCAACTTCCGTCACGGCGAGGCCCTGCACTTGGCCGACCAGATCACCGTGTTCAAGCGCACCATGCGTGAAGCGGCGCTCAAGCACGATGTGGCCGCCACCTTTATGGCCAAGCCGATTACCGATCAGCCCGGTAGCGCCATGCATATTCACCAGAGCGTGGTGGATATCAATACCGGGAAGAACCTGTTCTCCAATGAGGATGGCAGCATGAGCGAATTGTTCATGCATCACATCGGCGGTATGCAGAAATACATCCCTGAGCTGTTGCCGCTGTTTGCGCCCAACGTCAATTCGTTTCGCCGCTTCCTGCCGGATACCTCGGCCCCGGTGAATGTCGAGTGGGGCGAGGAGAATCGTACCGTGGGCCTGCGCGTACCCGAGGCCACGCCGCAGAACCGCCGCGTGGAAAACCGTCTGGCCGGTGCCGATGCCAACCCGTACCTGGTACTGGCGGCCAGCCTGCTGTGCGGCTACATGGGCATGGTCGGCCAGGTTCCTGCCAGCGCGCCGGTTACCGGCCGCGGTTATGAGCGCCGCAACCTGCGCCTGCCCGTGACCATCGAGAGCGCGCTAGAGCGTATGGAAGCCTGCGAGGACGCCAAGGAGTACCTGGGCGAGAAGTTCATGCGTGGCTATGTGGCCGTCAAGCGTGCCGAGCACGAGAACTACAACCGGGTGATCAGCTCCTGGGAACGCGAGTTCCTGCTGCTCTCGGTGTAA
- a CDS encoding aspartate aminotransferase family protein yields the protein MNSQVINPKTREWQAMSREHHLAPFSDFKQLAQNGPRIITKADGVYLWDSEGNKILDAMAGLWCVAIGYGRKELADAAAKQMQELPYYNMFFQTATPPALELAKAIAELTPPGLNHVFFTGSGSEGNDTMLRMVRHYWAIKGQPNKKVIISRINGYHGSTVAGASLGGMKYMHEQGDLPIPGIVHIPQPYWFGEGGDMSPDEFGVWAADQLEQKILEVGEDNVAAFIAEPIQGAGGVIIPPDSYWPRIREILAKYDILFVADEVICGFGRTGEWFGSDYYGNTPHMMTIAKGLTSGYIPMGGLIVRDDIVEVLNQGGDFNHGFTYSGHPVAAAVALENLRILREEKIVERVKAETAPYLQKRLRELADHPLVGEVRGVGMLGAIELVQDKASRKRFAGDVGVGMICRGHCFTNGLIMRAVGDTLIISPPLVISHAEIDELLDKARKCLDLTAAEVLA from the coding sequence ATGAACAGCCAAGTGATCAACCCGAAAACCCGCGAGTGGCAGGCCATGAGCCGTGAACACCACCTCGCGCCGTTCAGTGATTTCAAACAACTGGCGCAAAACGGGCCGCGCATCATCACTAAGGCCGATGGTGTGTACCTGTGGGACAGCGAGGGCAACAAGATCCTCGATGCCATGGCCGGGCTCTGGTGTGTGGCGATTGGGTATGGGCGCAAGGAACTGGCAGACGCCGCCGCGAAACAGATGCAAGAGTTGCCCTACTACAACATGTTTTTTCAGACGGCCACGCCGCCCGCGCTGGAGTTGGCCAAGGCGATTGCCGAGCTGACCCCGCCAGGCTTGAACCATGTGTTCTTCACCGGCTCAGGCTCGGAAGGCAACGACACCATGTTGCGCATGGTGCGCCATTACTGGGCGATCAAAGGCCAGCCAAACAAGAAAGTGATCATCAGCCGTATCAACGGCTACCACGGTTCCACTGTGGCCGGCGCCAGCCTGGGTGGCATGAAGTACATGCACGAGCAGGGTGACTTGCCGATTCCGGGCATTGTGCACATCCCGCAGCCGTACTGGTTCGGTGAGGGCGGCGACATGAGCCCGGACGAATTTGGTGTCTGGGCGGCCGATCAGTTGGAGCAGAAGATCCTCGAAGTGGGCGAAGACAATGTCGCCGCTTTTATTGCCGAGCCGATCCAGGGCGCAGGCGGCGTGATCATCCCGCCAGACAGTTACTGGCCGCGCATCCGTGAAATCCTCGCCAAGTACGACATTTTGTTTGTCGCTGACGAAGTGATCTGCGGTTTTGGCCGTACCGGTGAATGGTTCGGCAGCGATTATTACGGCAACACCCCGCACATGATGACCATCGCCAAAGGCCTGACCAGCGGCTACATCCCCATGGGTGGGCTGATCGTACGCGACGATATCGTCGAGGTGCTCAATCAGGGTGGCGACTTCAACCACGGCTTTACTTATTCCGGGCATCCAGTGGCCGCCGCGGTGGCCCTGGAGAATCTACGCATTCTGCGTGAAGAAAAGATTGTGGAGCGGGTCAAGGCAGAAACGGCACCGTATTTGCAAAAGCGCTTACGTGAGCTGGCCGATCACCCACTGGTGGGTGAAGTGCGTGGCGTTGGCATGTTGGGCGCCATTGAGTTGGTGCAGGACAAAGCCAGCCGTAAGCGTTTCGCGGGGGATGTGGGCGTAGGCATGATCTGCCGCGGGCACTGCTTTACTAATGGTCTGATCATGCGCGCCGTAGGCGACACCCTGATTATTTCGCCGCCGCTGGTGATCAGCCATGCAGAGATTGATGAGTTGCTGGATAAGGCCCGTAAATGCCTCGACCTGACTGCTGCAGAGGTATTGGCGTAA
- a CDS encoding polyamine ABC transporter substrate-binding protein: protein MKIFGKTLLALSLAGAVVSAAHADEKVLHVYNWSDYIAEDTIDNFQKETGIKVVYDVFDSNETLEAKLLAGSSGYDIVVPSNPFLAKQIKAGVYQKLDMSKLPNWKNLDKNLLKALDPSDPGNQYSIPYMWGTIGIGYNVDKVKAALGENAPVNSWDLVFKPENIAKLKGCGVTFLDSPTEILPAALNYLGFKPDSTDKDELKQAEALFLTIRPHVRYFHSSKYIGDLANGNICVAIGYSGDLYQSKARAEDAKNSVNISYKIPKEGAGSFFDMLAIPADAKNVEAAHVFLNYLMQPEVMASITNFVQFPNGNAAATPLVDDVLRNDPGVYPDAATMAKIYTFPDLPAKVQRTMTRSWTTIKSGQ from the coding sequence ATGAAAATATTCGGCAAAACCCTTCTCGCGTTGTCCCTTGCTGGGGCTGTGGTGAGTGCCGCACACGCGGATGAAAAAGTCCTACACGTTTACAACTGGTCCGACTACATCGCAGAAGACACCATCGACAACTTCCAGAAAGAAACCGGCATCAAGGTCGTCTACGACGTCTTTGACAGCAACGAAACCCTGGAAGCTAAGCTGCTGGCCGGTAGCTCGGGCTACGACATCGTGGTGCCATCCAACCCATTCCTGGCAAAGCAGATCAAGGCCGGCGTGTACCAGAAGCTGGATATGTCGAAACTGCCGAATTGGAAAAACCTCGATAAAAACCTGCTCAAGGCTTTGGACCCGAGTGATCCGGGTAACCAGTATTCGATTCCCTACATGTGGGGCACCATCGGCATCGGTTACAACGTCGACAAGGTCAAAGCCGCCTTGGGCGAGAACGCCCCGGTTAACTCTTGGGACCTGGTGTTCAAGCCGGAAAACATTGCCAAGCTCAAAGGCTGTGGCGTGACCTTTCTTGACTCTCCGACCGAAATTCTCCCGGCAGCTCTCAACTACCTGGGCTTCAAGCCGGACAGCACCGACAAAGACGAGTTGAAGCAAGCTGAAGCGCTGTTTCTCACCATCCGCCCTCACGTGCGCTACTTCCACAGCTCCAAGTACATTGGCGACCTGGCCAACGGCAATATCTGCGTCGCCATCGGCTATTCGGGTGACCTGTATCAGTCCAAGGCCCGTGCCGAGGACGCTAAAAACAGCGTAAACATTTCCTACAAAATCCCTAAAGAAGGCGCGGGTAGTTTTTTCGACATGCTGGCCATCCCGGCTGATGCGAAAAACGTCGAAGCCGCTCACGTGTTCCTCAACTACCTGATGCAGCCCGAGGTGATGGCCAGCATCACCAACTTCGTCCAGTTCCCGAATGGCAACGCCGCCGCCACGCCGCTGGTGGATGACGTGTTGCGTAACGATCCGGGTGTCTACCCTGACGCTGCAACCATGGCCAAGATCTACACCTTCCCGGATCTGCCGGCCAAGGTACAGCGCACCATGACCCGCAGCTGGACCACGATCAAATCAGGCCAGTAA
- a CDS encoding polyamine ABC transporter substrate-binding protein: MRRTPLLTGLLAAAVSVSAVQAAEPVVKVYNWSDYIGETTLADFQSATGIKALYDVFDSNETLEGKLLAGRSGYDIVVPSNHFLGKQIKAGAFQKLDRNQLPNWDNLDPLLLKQLQVNDPDNQYSVPYLWGTNGIGYNVAKIKEVLGVDKIDSWAMVYEPENMKKLAECGVSFLDSADEMLPSMLNYMGLDPNSHDAQAIAKAEAKLLAVRPYVRYFHSSKYIGDLANGNICVAVGFSGDILQAADRAEEAGKGIEIAYSIPKEGANLWFDMMAIPADAGNPKEAHAFINYLLDPAAIAVVSDYVGYANPNTKAGALMDQDVRNDESVYPPQDVLDKLYISAELPVKVQRLMTRSWTKIKSGQ; the protein is encoded by the coding sequence ATGCGTCGTACTCCTCTTCTGACAGGCCTGCTGGCCGCTGCCGTCAGCGTATCCGCCGTGCAAGCCGCCGAGCCTGTGGTCAAGGTCTACAACTGGTCTGATTACATTGGTGAAACCACCTTAGCGGACTTCCAGAGCGCTACGGGTATCAAAGCCCTGTATGACGTCTTTGATAGCAACGAAACCCTAGAAGGCAAACTGCTGGCGGGCCGTTCCGGCTACGACATCGTGGTGCCGTCCAACCATTTCCTCGGCAAGCAGATTAAGGCGGGCGCATTCCAGAAGCTCGACCGTAACCAGCTGCCGAACTGGGACAACCTCGACCCGTTGCTGCTCAAGCAGCTGCAAGTCAATGACCCTGATAATCAGTACTCGGTGCCCTATCTGTGGGGTACCAACGGTATCGGCTACAACGTAGCCAAGATCAAAGAAGTGCTGGGCGTCGACAAGATCGATTCCTGGGCCATGGTCTACGAGCCTGAGAACATGAAGAAGCTCGCTGAGTGTGGCGTCAGTTTCCTCGACTCGGCCGACGAGATGCTCCCCAGCATGCTCAACTACATGGGACTCGACCCCAATAGCCATGACGCACAAGCCATCGCCAAGGCGGAAGCCAAGCTGCTGGCTGTACGGCCTTACGTGCGCTATTTCCACAGCTCCAAATACATCGGTGATCTGGCTAACGGCAACATCTGCGTAGCGGTTGGTTTCTCGGGTGACATTCTGCAGGCCGCTGATCGCGCCGAAGAGGCGGGTAAAGGCATCGAGATTGCCTACAGCATCCCGAAAGAAGGCGCCAACCTGTGGTTCGACATGATGGCCATTCCGGCCGATGCCGGTAATCCGAAAGAGGCGCATGCCTTTATCAATTATTTGCTCGACCCCGCCGCGATTGCGGTGGTCAGTGATTACGTCGGCTACGCCAACCCCAATACCAAAGCGGGCGCACTGATGGATCAAGATGTACGCAATGACGAGTCGGTGTACCCACCGCAGGATGTACTCGACAAGCTGTATATCTCGGCGGAACTGCCAGTGAAAGTACAGCGATTGATGACGCGTAGCTGGACCAAGATTAAGTCCGGCCAATAA
- the potA gene encoding polyamine ABC transporter ATP-binding protein codes for MAVASSAYKKVLEGDQQPKEVLVKIERVSKKFDETLAVDDVSLTINKGEIFALLGGSGSGKSTLLRMLAGFERPTEGRIFLDGEDITDLPPYERPINMMFQSYALFPHMSVAENIAFGLKQDKMPKAEISARVEEMLKLVHMTQYARRKPHQLSGGQRQRVALARSLAKRPKLLLLDEPMGALDKKLRSQMQLELVEIIERVGVTCVMVTHDQEEAMTMAQRIAIMHLGWIAQIGSPVDIYETPTSRLVCEFIGNVNLFDGQVVEDMEGHALIDSPDLENNIYVGHGVNTSVQDKSITYAIRPEKMLFTTEQPSCQYNWSRGIVHDIAYLGGHSVFYVQLPSGKIVQSFVANAERRGARPTWDDEVYVWWEDDSGVTLRS; via the coding sequence ATGGCAGTTGCTTCCAGTGCCTATAAGAAAGTCCTAGAAGGCGATCAACAACCGAAAGAGGTGTTGGTCAAGATCGAGCGTGTGTCAAAGAAATTTGATGAAACCCTGGCCGTTGATGATGTGTCACTGACCATCAACAAAGGGGAGATTTTTGCCCTGTTGGGGGGGTCCGGCTCAGGCAAGTCGACACTGCTGCGCATGCTCGCCGGTTTTGAGCGGCCCACCGAAGGACGCATCTTCCTTGATGGGGAAGACATTACCGATCTGCCGCCGTACGAGCGGCCGATCAATATGATGTTCCAGTCCTATGCGCTGTTTCCACACATGAGCGTGGCCGAGAACATTGCTTTCGGCCTCAAGCAGGACAAGATGCCCAAAGCGGAAATCAGCGCCCGCGTCGAAGAAATGCTCAAGCTGGTGCACATGACCCAGTACGCCAGGCGCAAACCGCACCAGCTTTCCGGCGGTCAGCGTCAGCGTGTGGCCCTTGCCCGCTCCTTGGCCAAGCGCCCCAAGTTACTGCTACTCGACGAGCCTATGGGTGCTCTGGACAAGAAGCTGCGTTCGCAAATGCAGCTTGAGCTTGTCGAGATCATCGAGCGCGTCGGGGTGACCTGCGTCATGGTGACCCACGATCAGGAAGAGGCCATGACCATGGCCCAGCGCATTGCCATCATGCACCTGGGCTGGATCGCCCAGATCGGCAGCCCGGTGGATATCTATGAAACGCCGACCAGCCGCCTGGTCTGCGAGTTCATCGGCAACGTCAACCTGTTCGACGGCCAGGTGGTCGAGGACATGGAAGGCCATGCCTTGATCGACAGCCCCGACCTTGAAAACAACATCTATGTCGGCCACGGGGTTAACACCTCGGTGCAGGACAAGAGCATCACCTACGCCATTCGCCCGGAAAAAATGCTGTTTACCACCGAGCAGCCCAGCTGCCAGTACAACTGGTCGCGCGGCATCGTGCACGACATTGCCTACCTGGGCGGTCACTCGGTGTTCTACGTGCAACTGCCGAGCGGCAAGATCGTCCAGTCATTTGTAGCCAACGCCGAACGGCGCGGCGCACGACCTACCTGGGACGACGAAGTCTACGTCTGGTGGGAGGACGACAGCGGGGTGACCTTACGCTCATGA
- a CDS encoding ABC transporter permease subunit, translating into MPKGRHLVIGVPFLWLFLFFLLPFIIVMKISFAEADVAIPPYTEVFSWVDNTFTLIVNLSNYIFLSEDALYLAAYLGSLKIAAISTLLCLLIGFPMAYAIARADKAKQMVLLLLIMMPTWTAILIRVYAWMGILSNNGLLNSFLMWLGVISDPLQILNTNLAVYIGIVYSYLPFMVLPLFANLVKHDQSLLEAAADLGSSTYNSFWRITVPLAKGGIITGCMLVFIPVVGEFVIPELLGGPETLMIGKVLWQEFFNNRDWPVASALAVVMLAILIIPIILFNRHQAKEMEGRP; encoded by the coding sequence ATGCCCAAGGGCCGGCACCTGGTAATTGGGGTGCCCTTCCTTTGGCTGTTCCTGTTCTTCCTGTTGCCCTTCATCATCGTCATGAAGATCAGCTTTGCCGAAGCCGATGTCGCCATCCCGCCCTACACCGAGGTGTTCAGCTGGGTGGACAACACCTTCACCTTGATCGTTAACCTGAGTAATTACATCTTCCTCAGTGAGGATGCGCTCTACCTCGCGGCTTACTTGGGGTCACTGAAAATAGCCGCAATCAGCACGCTGTTGTGCCTGCTGATTGGCTTTCCCATGGCCTATGCCATTGCACGGGCCGACAAGGCCAAGCAGATGGTGCTGTTGCTGCTGATCATGATGCCGACTTGGACGGCGATTCTGATCCGCGTATATGCCTGGATGGGTATCCTCAGCAACAACGGTCTGCTTAATAGCTTCCTGATGTGGCTGGGGGTGATCAGCGATCCGTTGCAGATCCTCAACACCAACCTGGCAGTGTACATCGGTATTGTTTACTCGTACCTGCCGTTTATGGTACTGCCGCTTTTCGCTAACCTGGTCAAGCATGACCAGAGCTTGCTGGAAGCCGCTGCAGACTTGGGTTCGAGCACTTACAACAGCTTCTGGCGCATCACCGTGCCGCTGGCTAAGGGCGGCATCATCACCGGCTGCATGCTGGTGTTTATCCCGGTGGTCGGCGAGTTCGTGATTCCTGAACTGCTTGGTGGCCCGGAAACCCTGATGATCGGCAAGGTGCTGTGGCAGGAGTTCTTCAACAACCGCGATTGGCCGGTAGCATCCGCCCTGGCGGTGGTCATGCTGGCGATTCTGATCATTCCGATCATTCTGTTTAACCGTCATCAAGCTAAAGAAATGGAGGGCCGGCCATGA
- a CDS encoding ABC transporter permease subunit produces the protein MKRFSFSNFMLWAGFAFIYLPMLILVIYSFNGSRLVTVWGGWSVKWYVGLLDNTQLMNSVMRSLEIACYTAIAAVALGTMAAFVLTRVTRFKGRTLFGGLVTAPLVMPEVITGLSLLLLFVAMAQLIGWPAERGIMTIWIAHTTFCSAYVAVVVSSRLRELDLSIEEAAMDLGAKPWKVFFLITIPMIAPSLAAGAMMSFALSLDDLVLASFVSGPGSTTLPMEVFSAVRLGVKPEINAVASLILLSVSFATFLVWFFAHRAEEKRKKALQEAMDETTGAALQSGPDSRRDPSQVHA, from the coding sequence ATGAAGCGTTTCAGTTTCTCCAACTTTATGTTGTGGGCCGGTTTTGCATTCATCTACCTGCCGATGCTGATTCTGGTGATCTACTCGTTCAACGGCTCGCGGTTGGTGACGGTTTGGGGTGGCTGGTCGGTGAAGTGGTACGTCGGCCTGCTTGATAACACCCAGCTGATGAACTCGGTGATGCGCTCGCTGGAAATCGCCTGCTACACCGCGATTGCCGCCGTAGCGCTCGGCACCATGGCCGCCTTCGTGCTGACCCGCGTCACCCGCTTCAAGGGTCGCACGCTGTTCGGTGGCCTGGTCACCGCACCGTTGGTTATGCCCGAGGTGATCACCGGTCTGTCGCTGCTGTTGTTGTTTGTGGCGATGGCCCAGTTGATCGGCTGGCCGGCTGAGCGCGGCATCATGACTATCTGGATTGCCCACACCACCTTCTGTTCGGCCTATGTGGCCGTGGTGGTGTCGTCACGCTTGCGCGAGTTGGACCTGTCCATCGAAGAAGCGGCCATGGACCTGGGCGCGAAACCCTGGAAGGTGTTCTTCTTGATCACCATCCCGATGATCGCTCCGTCTCTAGCTGCAGGCGCGATGATGTCCTTCGCCTTGTCGCTGGACGATCTGGTGCTCGCTAGCTTCGTCTCCGGGCCTGGTTCGACCACCTTGCCGATGGAGGTCTTCTCCGCCGTACGTCTGGGCGTGAAGCCGGAAATCAACGCGGTCGCCAGCTTGATCCTGTTGTCGGTGTCTTTTGCGACCTTCCTGGTATGGTTCTTCGCTCACCGCGCCGAAGAAAAGCGCAAGAAGGCTCTGCAAGAAGCGATGGATGAAACCACCGGTGCCGCGCTACAGAGCGGTCCTGACAGCCGTCGTGACCCCTCTCAGGTGCATGCCTGA
- a CDS encoding TIGR03643 family protein, with the protein MVQSESELSRVIEMAWEDRTPFEAIQAQFGLNEGEVITVMRRSLKPSSFKLWRERVSGRQTKHLQLRDPQVGRAYCPTQYKQR; encoded by the coding sequence ATGGTGCAGTCAGAAAGCGAGCTATCACGGGTTATTGAGATGGCTTGGGAAGATCGGACGCCCTTCGAAGCCATTCAAGCGCAGTTTGGCCTGAATGAGGGCGAGGTTATTACTGTGATGCGGCGCAGCCTCAAGCCGAGCAGCTTTAAGCTATGGCGCGAGCGCGTGAGCGGTCGGCAGACCAAGCATTTGCAGCTACGTGATCCGCAGGTTGGCCGGGCGTATTGCCCCACGCAATATAAACAACGCTAG
- a CDS encoding MAPEG family protein, producing MTVSVQFVAPMVALIAWTLVMWLWMYATRLPAMRAARMKPDSNAPRGEQMSLLPAQVRWKADNYNHLLEQPTLFYALAASLALLGVESQAGLLFAWVYVVLRIVHSFVQALVNKIEIRFLLFALSNIPLFALTYLAAVALWDIHGIG from the coding sequence ATGACAGTATCTGTGCAGTTCGTTGCTCCGATGGTCGCGTTGATTGCATGGACACTGGTGATGTGGCTGTGGATGTACGCCACGCGACTTCCGGCTATGCGTGCCGCAAGAATGAAGCCTGACTCGAATGCTCCGCGAGGAGAGCAAATGTCTTTGCTGCCAGCGCAGGTACGCTGGAAGGCGGATAACTACAACCACTTGTTAGAACAGCCAACCCTCTTCTATGCGCTTGCCGCCTCGCTTGCTTTATTGGGTGTTGAATCTCAGGCTGGTCTGCTGTTCGCGTGGGTGTACGTCGTATTGCGCATCGTGCACAGTTTTGTGCAGGCGCTCGTAAACAAAATCGAGATCAGGTTTTTGTTATTTGCTTTATCGAACATCCCTCTATTTGCATTAACTTACCTTGCAGCTGTCGCCCTTTGGGATATTCACGGTATTGGCTAA